GTTTCGAATGCCGATACACCCAAGGAAAATTTAAGAAAACCGCTGATGCCCCTGATCTCCGAGGCCATCAAGAGTACGCAAGTTAACAAATCGGGAATAGCTACGGGCGTGTATCAGGAAGCTTTGCGATTATCCCAGACAATTTTTGAGAAGGCCAAAACCGGCGACATGATCACCGGCAAAGAGGTACAAAAAACCGTTGACGACATTACCAGTGAGTTGACTTATGACAATACGGAACTATTGAATTTGGCGTGCAATCAGGTTTTAAAGGAAGAAGTTTCCGAAACCGATTTTTTGGCCGCCAAAATGGTGAACAAAACCGTTTTGGCCATTGAGATCGGGATTGGAAAGAAGTGGAACCGGTCGCAACTTTTTCAGCTTGGGACCGCCGCTTTTTTTAGCGATTTGGGTATTGTCAAAGTGTTGGACATTGTAACGAAAAAAGAAATTTTGACGGCCCAAGATTGGGCGCGTCTTCGAGAAGTTCCGTACAAGACCGTTGAGATCCTGAAAAAAATTCCGGATTTAAGTCACGTTGTTTTGACGGTCGCCAAAGAATCACATGAGAGATCCGATGGCTCGGGTCCTCTGGGAATTCGGGACATAAAAGAGTTGGATGGTTTTTCCAGAATTGTTGCCGTTATTGATGCCTTTGAGGCCCTCACGCATGACCGTCCTCATCGTCCGAGAAAACTGCCGCATGAAGCCATGAAAATTATTTTGCATGATGGGGAAAAATTTGAGTCGGATGTTTTGCGCCTGCTCATTGACAGAATCGGCATTTATCCCATCGGCAGTTGGGTACAGCTCACAAACAAGGAATATGCCAAAATCACCGGAAGCAATCCGGGATGGCCTTTGCGCCCAAAAGTAAAAGTGATGTTCGATGCCTATGGATCTTTGATGAATGAGCCCCATTTTATTGATCTGGCCGTCACGCGTTCCATTCAGGTTTTGCAACCTGTTTCTGACAAAGATCTAAAAAAATTGATGGAAGAAAATCCTTACTAAGAGGCACATTTGGAAACCATGATAATTGGGAACCTCCGAAAACTGCCCAGATGCTAGGCGCCCGCAAATCCGCAACCGGAGCGTACATGAAGGTACGTGAGGATTGCGGGCTTGCGGGCAACAACGCAGATGGGCAGTTTTCGGAGGTTCCCCCATGAAAACGCCTGTTGTCTTAATGGAAGATCACCATCTGGCCTACACGGCGTGGAAAGAGCAATCTTTTAGAAACCGCATTCTTGTTCATCTGGATCCCCATATTGATTTCGGATGGATTGCTGATGAAGATCCGCAAAATCTTTTAAACTCTCCCACACGGCTTCATCTGGAAACAACTTTGAAAAAACGGACTCCATGGAATTTTTCCGGAACCTCCGTGGAAAGCAGAATTCACATCGGTAATTTTATTTATCCCGCCATCAAAGAAGGAATGGTGCGTGCGTTTTACTGGGTGGTGCCTGATGAAATGGCCAAAACCGCCAAAGATAGAAAAACCTTGATGCGGATTTTTTTGAATTTAAAACGCATCTTTCCTGAAAGAGTTGCAAATCTTTGCGTGGATAAAAAGGGAGTTCGCTGTCTTCTGGATGGCGTGCCCGCCTTTGCCTGTTCGCTGGAAAATCTTCCCCGTTTTTCGGAAACGGTTTTGCTGGATATTGACACCGACTTTTTTGTGATTCGCAAATGGTCCGAAAGTTATCCCTATTTCGATCCCGATGATTTGCAAATGTGGCTAACTCCCGCGGAGTTGGTTAACAGACTTCAGAATAAAGTGCCGCAAACCGATTTCATCACGATTTCCTATTCGATGAATGGGGGATTTACTCCGCCCGATTATAAATACCTTGGCGATGAATTGAAAAATTGTCTGCAAGGTGCTTCCCCTGAGAACAAGGTGGTTTGCCCTTGTCATATCGGAGAATATGGCAACACAGGAAAAGTTTACCAGTTTTTGAATCGCTGGGAAAAAAGCCGCGAGGTTTATGAGTCGGCGTTGAATAAAGATCCACAGGATTCTTATGCCTTGTGCGGACTTGGAAATTATTTTGCAAAACAGAAAAAGTGGTCTTTGGCGACCGAACATTACAAACAAGCGTTGGAAATAAAACCGGATCTGGAAGAGGCAAGCCGTAAATTGGAACTCATGTTGCGGTGCCAGCGACTTCATCTCCCAACACACAAAAAT
The genomic region above belongs to Deltaproteobacteria bacterium and contains:
- a CDS encoding UPF0489 family protein, coding for MKTPVVLMEDHHLAYTAWKEQSFRNRILVHLDPHIDFGWIADEDPQNLLNSPTRLHLETTLKKRTPWNFSGTSVESRIHIGNFIYPAIKEGMVRAFYWVVPDEMAKTAKDRKTLMRIFLNLKRIFPERVANLCVDKKGVRCLLDGVPAFACSLENLPRFSETVLLDIDTDFFVIRKWSESYPYFDPDDLQMWLTPAELVNRLQNKVPQTDFITISYSMNGGFTPPDYKYLGDELKNCLQGASPENKVVCPCHIGEYGNTGKVYQFLNRWEKSREVYESALNKDPQDSYALCGLGNYFAKQKKWSLATEHYKQALEIKPDLEEASRKLELMLRCQRLHLPTHKNFDKLREETRLIRNGQISGERIEEEIVLLDRKKREVVRLNSVAAEVWQAVNGERTVGEIVTHIIDLFEGDAEQIRKDVFHFLKKLLKQKVLRYPEQK